The following are from one region of the Streptomyces tuirus genome:
- a CDS encoding DUF4158 domain-containing protein produces the protein MYRCSPRPYLAEQLGIADASCPKEYGERDGTARTHAGEIQEAGGWWDFAKVRDELSEWLDARAWTTGDGPKSLFDAAGE, from the coding sequence CTGTACCGATGTTCCCCGAGGCCGTACCTGGCCGAGCAGTTGGGGATCGCCGATGCGTCGTGTCCGAAGGAGTACGGCGAGCGGGACGGGACGGCGCGTACGCACGCCGGGGAGATCCAGGAGGCCGGGGGCTGGTGGGACTTCGCCAAGGTGCGGGACGAGCTGAGCGAGTGGCTGGACGCGCGGGCCTGGACGACGGGCGACGGGCCGAAGTCGCTGTTCGACGCGGCGGGCGAGTAG
- a CDS encoding recombinase family protein codes for MLISEMFRLVRGTGHILDVLDLLHRDQVAPRIHDGAFSAMDLTARHPRTGELLSTVKFMVQTLAAAGELQRDLQRELTYDGLRAAEAKGGKGGRRPAVAAMKTDAVRTAYLEGRSIAALARDHGVSRGAIRTAVADLMPDHNAIVQEDTPAPELPVTLDVLGKVADFLRASDLEPAEQAALDQGVPVRRGQGAPAVPAQRKTRREYENRVTGLGAPT; via the coding sequence GTGCTCATCTCCGAAATGTTCCGCCTCGTACGCGGCACCGGGCACATCCTCGACGTGCTCGACCTCCTCCACCGCGATCAGGTGGCGCCGCGTATCCACGACGGCGCGTTCTCCGCGATGGACCTCACCGCCCGCCACCCGCGCACCGGCGAGCTACTGTCCACCGTGAAGTTCATGGTGCAGACCCTCGCCGCCGCCGGCGAACTCCAGCGCGACCTCCAGCGCGAGCTGACCTACGACGGACTGCGCGCCGCCGAGGCCAAGGGCGGCAAGGGCGGACGCCGCCCCGCCGTGGCGGCCATGAAGACCGACGCCGTACGCACCGCCTACCTGGAAGGCCGCTCCATCGCTGCCCTCGCACGCGACCACGGCGTCAGCCGCGGCGCGATCCGCACGGCGGTCGCCGACCTCATGCCCGACCACAACGCCATCGTGCAGGAGGACACCCCCGCTCCGGAGCTGCCGGTCACCCTCGACGTGCTGGGCAAGGTCGCGGACTTCCTCCGAGCGTCCGACCTGGAGCCCGCCGAGCAGGCCGCGCTCGACCAAGGGGTGCCCGTACGACGCGGCCAGGGTGCCCCTGCCGTCCCTGCCCAGCGCAAGACCCGGCGCGAGTACGAGAACCGCGTCACCGGCCTCGGAGCACCCACCTGA
- a CDS encoding serine/threonine-protein kinase: protein MERGKLFADRYELIDRLGRGGMGEVWSARDRALHREVALKLLDPDGIAQADLPRRFEREAVAAAQIVHPNVAALYDRGIRDDVLFLVMEKVDGQTLTARLQAESPFPVTRAVAIASGICAALEAAHRAQVIHYDIKPHNVIVTGDGLVKVIDFGIAGFVQAAFTVARSTQLTPAGTPEFGAPEQFLTERGDERSDLYALGGTLFAMLAGRPPFTGHNSLAVVRRKLDEEAPPLDAFRPGLPLELTALVAELLERNPDRRPRSAQQVQQRLQALLASCAAADAPTAAMPPTQRTRLMDDTRRAPRPPSPDSWNRASTDETPFTADALLPRRFTNDMDIEFARIAEDTRPSREAGPSDLIGELARRDCTEVVAGVYAEQPGPHATPENPVYVSVQVFAFPDVEMAQGAHKYLGDGGGVWRLTMWSARDGGGLAPCPDKVYRSYRWRYSWRVHRYLAVALAYRADLTNDGSIGPWLAAAARRAARSTGPQNHDG from the coding sequence GTGGAGCGGGGGAAGTTGTTCGCGGACCGTTACGAGCTGATCGACCGTCTGGGCCGAGGCGGCATGGGCGAGGTGTGGAGCGCGCGGGACCGCGCGCTCCACCGTGAGGTCGCGCTCAAGCTGCTGGATCCCGACGGGATCGCCCAGGCCGACCTGCCCCGGCGGTTCGAGCGCGAGGCGGTCGCCGCTGCCCAGATTGTCCACCCCAACGTCGCCGCCCTGTACGACCGGGGCATCCGCGACGACGTGTTGTTTCTGGTCATGGAGAAGGTGGACGGCCAGACGCTCACAGCGCGTCTCCAGGCTGAGAGTCCTTTCCCCGTGACGCGTGCCGTGGCCATCGCCAGCGGCATCTGCGCCGCGCTGGAAGCCGCCCACCGGGCCCAGGTCATCCATTACGACATCAAGCCCCACAACGTCATCGTCACCGGCGACGGACTGGTGAAGGTCATCGACTTCGGGATCGCCGGGTTCGTCCAGGCCGCGTTCACCGTGGCGCGCTCCACCCAACTGACCCCGGCCGGAACGCCGGAGTTCGGCGCACCGGAGCAGTTCCTCACGGAACGCGGCGACGAACGCTCCGACCTGTACGCACTCGGTGGGACGCTCTTCGCGATGCTCGCCGGCCGGCCGCCCTTCACCGGGCACAACAGCCTCGCGGTCGTGCGGCGCAAGCTCGACGAGGAGGCCCCGCCCCTCGACGCGTTCCGCCCCGGCCTGCCGCTAGAGCTCACCGCGCTCGTCGCCGAACTACTGGAGCGCAACCCCGACCGGCGCCCCCGGTCGGCACAGCAGGTCCAACAGCGGCTTCAGGCACTCCTGGCGTCGTGCGCGGCAGCGGACGCTCCCACCGCGGCGATGCCCCCGACCCAGCGCACCCGCCTGATGGACGACACGCGGCGCGCGCCCCGGCCGCCCTCGCCCGACTCCTGGAACCGCGCCTCCACCGACGAGACGCCGTTCACCGCAGACGCACTGCTGCCGCGGCGGTTCACCAACGACATGGACATCGAGTTCGCCCGGATCGCCGAGGACACCCGCCCCTCCCGCGAAGCCGGCCCCAGCGACCTGATCGGGGAACTCGCGCGCCGCGACTGTACCGAAGTGGTCGCCGGCGTCTACGCGGAGCAGCCCGGTCCCCACGCCACGCCCGAGAACCCCGTCTACGTCTCCGTCCAGGTCTTCGCTTTCCCCGACGTGGAAATGGCCCAGGGCGCGCACAAGTACCTGGGTGACGGGGGAGGGGTGTGGCGCCTCACCATGTGGAGCGCCCGCGACGGGGGCGGCCTTGCCCCTTGTCCCGACAAGGTCTACCGCAGCTACCGGTGGCGATACAGTTGGAGAGTCCACCGCTACCTGGCCGTGGCGCTGGCCTACCGCGCCGACCTCACCAACGACGGCTCCATCGGGCCCTGGCTCGCCGCAGCCGCCCGCAGGGCCGCGCGCTCCACTGGGCCGCAGAACCACGACGGCTAG